One genomic window of Streptococcus mitis includes the following:
- a CDS encoding DapH/DapD/GlmU-related protein — protein sequence MNIKRIVKIITGRDIDIHPDVPINYVMKKGIIYSLGLINGVIRSIGFGKRGSRFFIGKGVSISAKHKLYIGNNVRIGHYVMIDALSENGIQLANNVKIGDYSQIIGTGSIKNMGKGLRIGKNSSFSEFCLFGAAGGITIGNDVIAGQNVRFHSENHNYDDADKLIREQGVNRKGISVGNNCWIGAGAVFLDGSSIGSGCIVAANSVVTKHFPDNVIIGGVPAKILKKRS from the coding sequence ATGAATATAAAAAGAATAGTTAAAATAATCACTGGAAGAGATATTGATATTCACCCAGATGTCCCAATAAATTACGTCATGAAAAAAGGAATTATTTATAGTTTAGGTTTAATAAATGGTGTAATTCGTAGTATAGGATTTGGAAAAAGAGGAAGTCGTTTTTTTATAGGTAAAGGTGTATCCATTTCTGCCAAACATAAATTATATATTGGGAATAATGTAAGAATTGGTCATTATGTAATGATAGATGCGCTATCGGAAAATGGTATTCAACTTGCGAATAATGTGAAAATAGGAGATTATTCCCAGATTATAGGAACTGGTTCAATAAAAAATATGGGTAAAGGTTTAAGAATTGGAAAAAATTCTTCTTTCTCAGAATTTTGTTTATTTGGAGCAGCAGGAGGAATAACTATTGGAAATGATGTTATTGCGGGCCAAAATGTACGATTCCACTCAGAAAATCATAATTACGATGATGCTGATAAGTTAATTAGAGAACAAGGTGTCAATAGAAAAGGAATTTCTGTTGGAAATAATTGCTGGATTGGGGCGGGTGCAGTATTCTTAGATGGTTCTAGTATAGGATCGGGTTGTATTGTAGCTGCTAACTCAGTAGTAACGAAACATTTCCCAGACAATGTTATTATTGGTGGTGTACCTGCTAAGATTTTAAAAAAAAGGTCTTAG
- a CDS encoding DUF6625 family protein, which produces MKKIKIIIPYFGEFPKFFPYFLMTARRNKNIDFEIFTDQPVEQFSLLNARNIHFNRVTFSDLKKKIQSKFNFEISLDDPYKLCDYKPAYGLIFENELIGYDYWGFCDTDILLGDIYQFLEDYEFFTKEYDRYGLLGHLQIYKNIKEVNTIFKTGVGMSYRLDYQNVYTSSKNFIFDEQEGVQKLFELSRMNQLQVTCFHDLDISCFSFRCNGEKKVQRYYYWTDLKGLESIELKKGNIVTTQPLYVHFQKRNIECPEVVENKQFYVVPNRLVNGNKLSVEEIKSATQNKIYWEHIKRVIQKKFKKEKWTFEFILHKIRMKNR; this is translated from the coding sequence ATGAAAAAAATAAAAATCATTATCCCGTACTTTGGAGAATTTCCAAAATTTTTCCCTTATTTTTTAATGACAGCAAGAAGAAATAAGAATATTGATTTTGAAATCTTTACGGATCAGCCAGTTGAGCAGTTCTCTTTATTAAATGCAAGAAATATACATTTTAATAGAGTGACCTTTTCTGATTTAAAAAAGAAAATTCAATCAAAATTTAACTTTGAAATTTCGCTAGATGATCCTTATAAGCTATGTGATTATAAACCAGCTTATGGATTGATTTTTGAAAATGAGCTAATTGGGTATGATTATTGGGGTTTTTGTGATACGGATATCTTATTAGGAGATATTTATCAATTTTTAGAAGATTATGAGTTTTTCACAAAAGAATATGATAGATATGGACTTTTAGGTCACCTTCAGATATACAAAAATATAAAAGAGGTAAACACTATTTTTAAAACGGGCGTTGGTATGAGTTATCGATTGGACTACCAAAATGTTTATACCAGTAGTAAAAATTTTATTTTTGATGAGCAAGAGGGAGTTCAGAAACTTTTTGAACTCTCTCGAATGAATCAATTACAAGTAACTTGCTTTCATGATTTAGATATTTCTTGTTTTTCTTTTAGATGTAATGGTGAGAAAAAAGTACAAAGATATTATTATTGGACAGACTTAAAAGGTCTAGAATCGATAGAGTTAAAAAAAGGAAATATAGTGACAACTCAACCTCTATATGTTCATTTCCAAAAAAGAAATATTGAATGTCCTGAAGTTGTAGAAAATAAACAATTTTATGTTGTTCCGAACCGTTTAGTTAATGGTAATAAATTATCAGTTGAAGAAATCAAAAGTGCGACTCAAAACAAAATTTACTGGGAACATATAAAGAGGGTTATTCAGAAAAAATTTAAGAAAGAAAAATGGACTTTTGAATTCATACTTCATAAGATAAGGATGAAAAATCGATGA